In Myxococcales bacterium, the following proteins share a genomic window:
- a CDS encoding 5-(carboxyamino)imidazole ribonucleotide synthase: MSRARSTVRHHSQNGDIAAAATAPLLPGSTIGVLGGGQLGRMMALAARRMGYRIVVLDRNVRCPTAQVADGFVLGTLEDRDAAMYLAAQSDVITLDTEHVPADVLEALEARAPVRPGAAVLRTIQDRLTQKNFLASLGLPQAAYAPAASLGELTSAVAMVGRPSILKVRRHGYDGKGQVRITDASDLNESLRQLKYEPAVLEALVPFAREISVILARGMAGDIEVFPIAENQHRNHILHITRAPAPMPEVRRGEAIAIATRIANELGHVGVMAVEMFELPDGTLLVNEIAPRTHNSGHYTYGACTVSQFEQHVRAVCGLPLAEARQTTGAVMLNLLGDLWAHGEPDWSVVLTHPRARLHLYGKEGPAPGRKMGHVLLLDDNAERALADAASMMGSLSHQNSI, encoded by the coding sequence TTGAGCAGGGCTCGCTCGACGGTGCGTCACCATTCGCAAAATGGCGATATCGCCGCGGCTGCCACCGCGCCGCTGCTACCGGGCTCAACCATTGGCGTGCTGGGCGGCGGCCAGCTCGGGCGCATGATGGCGCTGGCGGCACGCCGCATGGGCTATCGCATCGTCGTGCTCGATCGCAATGTGCGCTGCCCAACCGCGCAGGTGGCGGATGGCTTCGTGCTCGGCACGCTCGAAGATCGCGACGCGGCAATGTACTTAGCCGCGCAGTCCGACGTCATCACGCTCGACACTGAGCATGTGCCGGCCGATGTACTCGAGGCGCTGGAAGCTCGGGCGCCTGTACGTCCGGGCGCCGCCGTCCTGCGCACCATTCAAGACCGGTTGACGCAGAAAAATTTTCTGGCGTCGCTCGGCCTGCCGCAGGCAGCGTATGCGCCGGCGGCGTCGCTTGGTGAGCTGACGAGCGCGGTCGCCATGGTCGGGCGGCCTTCTATTTTGAAAGTTAGGCGCCACGGCTACGACGGCAAGGGTCAGGTGCGCATCACGGACGCCAGCGATCTCAACGAGTCGTTGCGACAGCTCAAGTATGAGCCCGCGGTGCTTGAGGCCTTAGTGCCATTTGCACGCGAAATCTCCGTCATCTTGGCGCGCGGCATGGCCGGCGATATCGAGGTCTTCCCGATTGCCGAGAATCAGCACCGCAATCACATTTTGCATATTACGCGAGCCCCAGCACCTATGCCCGAGGTTCGCCGCGGAGAGGCGATTGCGATCGCGACACGTATTGCCAACGAGCTTGGCCATGTAGGCGTCATGGCGGTCGAAATGTTCGAGCTGCCGGATGGCACCTTGCTGGTCAACGAAATCGCGCCGCGCACCCACAACAGCGGGCACTACACCTATGGAGCGTGCACCGTCTCGCAATTCGAGCAACACGTGCGTGCCGTCTGCGGCCTGCCACTCGCCGAGGCGCGGCAAACCACGGGCGCCGTCATGCTCAACCTGCTTGGCGATCTGTGGGCCCACGGCGAACCCGACTGGTCCGTCGTGCTCACCCACCCCCGTGCGCGCCTCCACCTCTACGGCAAAGAAGGCCCCGCGCCCGGCCGCAAGATGGGCCACGTCCTGCTCCTGGACGACAACGCCGAGCGCGCCCTCGCCGACGCCGCCTCCATGATGGGGTCACTCTCGCACCAAAATTCCATATAA
- a CDS encoding SCP2 sterol-binding domain-containing protein encodes MPQSATQLFDQLIPEGLKKFPEKAKEINAIYGFKVTGDGGGEWTVDLTSTPPTCLKGDGGNSQCTISVSNEDFQAMLADPQAAMQLYFQGKLLVTGDPMLAMKLQSIVDLARA; translated from the coding sequence ATGCCACAATCTGCGACCCAATTATTTGATCAACTCATTCCCGAAGGCCTCAAGAAGTTTCCAGAAAAAGCCAAGGAAATCAACGCGATTTACGGCTTCAAGGTGACCGGCGACGGCGGCGGCGAATGGACCGTCGATCTCACCAGCACGCCACCGACTTGCCTCAAGGGCGACGGCGGCAACTCGCAGTGCACGATCTCGGTCTCCAACGAAGACTTCCAAGCCATGCTCGCCGACCCACAGGCCGCGATGCAGCTTTACTTCCAAGGCAAGCTGCTCGTCACGGGCGATCCGATGCTCGCCATGAAGCTGCAATCCATCGTCGATCTCGCGCGCGCGTAA
- a CDS encoding CoA transferase has translation MHNQVLASALRGVTVLDFSRLLPGPYLSMVLGDLGAEVIKVEDTGAGDYLRTMPPLVGDTSARYLALNRNKQSVALDLKSQAGAQACKQLVRKADIVIESFRPGVMARLGLDDGSLRAINPRLIYCAITGYGQTGPYRDRAGHDLNYVALAGVLGNGQAGAQAGVPGAQIGDLVGGALWPLAGILAALYMRTQTGIGQYLDMSMTEGALALLAAELAVADPPPASAADAEANAWLTGGAATYQVYATSDGGALAVAPLEEKFATALVEIMRREQPGFVLADDASTAKQQLATLFASKPRHAWEELFATADVCIEPVLLRDELLGHSQHQARHVAAAHALPGYGEVTYVRTPLAPARADTAAPRQGQHTGVLTSVTTNNV, from the coding sequence ATGCACAATCAAGTCCTGGCGAGCGCGCTGCGCGGTGTAACGGTTTTAGATTTCTCGCGGCTGCTACCGGGACCTTATCTTTCGATGGTGCTTGGCGATCTCGGCGCCGAGGTCATAAAAGTTGAGGACACCGGCGCCGGGGACTACCTGCGCACCATGCCGCCCTTAGTCGGCGACACGTCCGCGCGTTACTTGGCGCTTAACCGCAACAAGCAAAGCGTCGCGCTCGATCTGAAGAGCCAGGCGGGCGCGCAGGCCTGCAAGCAGCTTGTCCGAAAGGCGGACATCGTCATCGAGAGCTTTCGACCGGGCGTCATGGCGCGCCTGGGGCTCGACGACGGCAGCCTGCGCGCCATCAACCCTCGGCTTATCTATTGCGCGATCACCGGCTACGGCCAAACCGGCCCCTATCGCGATCGCGCGGGTCACGATCTCAACTACGTTGCGCTCGCGGGCGTGCTCGGCAATGGGCAGGCCGGCGCGCAGGCAGGCGTGCCAGGCGCACAAATCGGCGATCTGGTGGGCGGTGCGCTCTGGCCCTTGGCAGGCATCTTGGCGGCGCTTTACATGCGCACGCAGACCGGGATTGGCCAATATCTCGACATGTCGATGACCGAGGGCGCGCTTGCGCTGCTCGCCGCAGAGTTGGCCGTGGCCGACCCGCCTCCAGCCAGCGCGGCGGATGCCGAGGCCAACGCCTGGCTCACCGGAGGTGCCGCGACGTACCAAGTCTATGCCACCAGCGACGGCGGGGCGCTCGCAGTGGCGCCGCTGGAAGAAAAATTTGCCACCGCGCTTGTCGAGATTATGCGGCGCGAGCAACCAGGCTTTGTCCTCGCCGATGATGCCTCCACCGCCAAGCAACAACTCGCGACGCTGTTTGCAAGCAAGCCCCGCCATGCGTGGGAGGAGCTCTTCGCGACTGCCGATGTCTGCATCGAGCCCGTGCTGTTGCGCGACGAGCTGCTGGGACACTCGCAGCACCAGGCGCGGCACGTTGCCGCGGCCCACGCCCTGCCCGGCTACGGCGAAGTTACGTATGTGCGGACACCGCTCGCGCCGGCGCGCGCCGATACTGCCGCCCCCCGGCAAGGCCAGCACACGGGCGTGCTAACCAGCGTGACGACGAACAACGTCTAA
- a CDS encoding EAL domain-containing protein, which produces MGNQELPDEVPDQAAGRVRERQKFKVLCVDDETLNLDLLDRALRRGFEVLLASSPERAITLLRENSDIAVVVTDYRMPGMTGAELLAASAKLRPDARRIVVTGYADTDNILASVNNGGAQYVLRKPWKNQDLVTMIDHLVSAYEREHGGKELVNQLRLANQKFERHEERLIQALDDRTHDLDLAQAELDRIVKQQEALSFRDQLTGLYTHRAFLERLEEECARCRRHPEAFSVLMVAVDGLPSINQEFGYAVGDEYLRRIAKVLGSADPTSRLSDITARYSGEEFVLLLPSTAKPGATTKALKIRESIAHAEFPTERKVTVSVGIASFAEDADNSEGLIASAKSALRAAKAMGPGRVRAHTRDEPGGATHLLDNAVPVAVDVAAAAPLSSVLVRMVEEDHLRPYHERIAEISLMLQRGRALSCLYVDLRGLQRIETDLGVAHHAQVYETAGRVLFELREGLLGRGDVICRTTDDDAYIVFLEPRNGMASDGAEALALALEAAVESALTPSVRKLLHDVPRTVVGVARVLGNSMLRPERLIARVVTEAADTARLARERRAVREKAMLQDIILSDGLTPVYQPIAHLETGEIFGFEALTRGPKGTPLESPATLFSIADEVDLTFELDRACFRGALRGAATLEPVHRLFVNLLPVSYYDSAFIKAEVSALLEMGAVTPANIVFEITEKLAIENFSSFKRALANYTAMGFGVAIDDVGTRHSNLETVMALRPNFIKLSDVLTRGVANSTVKREMVRSLNRIADAIDSVLVAEGIETADDLLVLRDLGVKFGQGFFLARPGPAFPKLTPSVKRAIRSQVEQRVVIAAPPAEFDEHGDVDMDISRESQLPAGFAASVEDDSRATGDLSTIADQIMARARRVSSNSGIVETAEEDRTLNGKTALRLVVPPVDDEGDAS; this is translated from the coding sequence GTGGGGAACCAAGAACTGCCAGACGAAGTGCCCGACCAAGCCGCCGGACGTGTCCGTGAAAGGCAAAAGTTCAAGGTCCTATGCGTCGACGATGAGACCCTCAACCTTGACTTGCTCGATCGCGCCCTGCGACGAGGGTTCGAGGTGTTATTGGCGTCCTCGCCGGAGCGTGCGATTACGTTGCTGCGCGAAAACTCCGATATCGCGGTGGTCGTCACCGACTATCGTATGCCCGGCATGACCGGTGCGGAGCTACTCGCCGCGTCCGCCAAGTTGCGACCCGATGCGCGCCGAATCGTCGTCACGGGCTATGCCGATACCGACAATATTTTGGCGTCGGTGAATAATGGCGGCGCGCAATACGTGCTGCGCAAGCCATGGAAAAACCAAGATCTGGTCACCATGATTGATCACTTGGTTTCGGCTTATGAGCGCGAACATGGCGGCAAAGAACTGGTCAACCAGCTCCGACTTGCGAATCAAAAATTTGAGCGCCACGAAGAGCGGCTCATCCAAGCGCTCGACGATCGGACGCATGATCTCGACCTGGCCCAGGCGGAGCTCGATCGCATTGTTAAGCAGCAAGAGGCGCTGTCGTTTCGCGACCAGCTCACCGGGCTCTATACCCACCGCGCATTTCTTGAACGCCTAGAAGAGGAATGCGCGCGTTGCCGCCGTCACCCCGAGGCCTTCAGCGTTTTGATGGTGGCGGTCGATGGCCTGCCGTCGATCAATCAAGAATTCGGTTATGCGGTCGGCGACGAATATTTGCGGCGGATCGCCAAGGTGCTTGGGTCGGCGGATCCAACCAGCCGGCTTTCAGACATCACGGCACGATATTCGGGCGAAGAGTTCGTCTTGCTGCTGCCGTCGACGGCCAAGCCAGGCGCGACGACCAAGGCGCTCAAGATTCGCGAGAGCATTGCGCACGCCGAGTTTCCAACCGAGCGCAAAGTAACCGTCTCGGTCGGTATTGCGAGCTTCGCCGAAGATGCCGACAATTCCGAAGGCCTTATTGCTTCCGCTAAGTCGGCGCTGCGAGCCGCCAAGGCCATGGGACCCGGGCGCGTGCGGGCGCACACCCGGGACGAGCCGGGCGGGGCGACCCATTTGCTGGACAATGCGGTTCCCGTCGCGGTCGACGTCGCCGCCGCCGCGCCGCTGTCGTCGGTGCTCGTGCGCATGGTCGAGGAAGATCATCTGCGGCCGTATCATGAGCGCATCGCCGAGATCTCCCTGATGTTGCAGCGCGGCCGCGCGCTGTCGTGCCTCTATGTCGATCTTCGTGGCCTTCAGCGCATCGAGACCGACCTCGGCGTGGCGCATCACGCCCAAGTCTATGAAACCGCGGGCCGCGTTCTGTTTGAGCTGCGTGAGGGGCTGCTGGGCCGCGGCGATGTTATTTGCCGTACCACCGATGATGACGCGTACATCGTGTTTCTCGAGCCGCGCAACGGCATGGCGAGCGACGGCGCCGAGGCCTTGGCCTTGGCGCTAGAGGCCGCGGTGGAGTCGGCCCTGACGCCATCGGTGCGCAAGCTCTTGCACGACGTGCCGCGCACCGTGGTCGGCGTGGCACGCGTGCTCGGCAATTCGATGTTGCGGCCTGAGCGGTTGATCGCCCGCGTGGTGACCGAGGCTGCCGATACCGCGCGCTTGGCGCGCGAGCGGCGCGCCGTGCGCGAAAAGGCGATGCTGCAAGATATCATTCTCTCGGACGGGCTGACGCCGGTTTATCAGCCGATCGCACATCTCGAGACCGGCGAGATCTTCGGCTTTGAGGCGCTTACGCGCGGCCCCAAAGGCACGCCGCTTGAATCGCCCGCGACGCTGTTCTCGATCGCCGACGAGGTGGACCTAACCTTCGAACTCGATCGCGCATGTTTCCGCGGCGCGCTGCGAGGGGCGGCGACGCTCGAGCCTGTGCATCGCCTGTTCGTGAATTTGTTGCCGGTTTCGTATTACGACTCGGCCTTCATCAAGGCCGAGGTGAGCGCCTTGCTTGAGATGGGCGCGGTCACCCCTGCCAACATCGTCTTCGAGATCACGGAAAAGCTCGCGATCGAGAATTTCTCGTCGTTTAAGCGCGCGCTCGCCAACTACACCGCTATGGGGTTTGGCGTCGCCATCGACGACGTTGGCACCCGACATTCAAATCTCGAGACGGTCATGGCGCTGCGCCCTAACTTCATCAAGCTCTCAGACGTGCTAACCCGTGGCGTGGCCAACTCGACGGTGAAGCGCGAGATGGTGCGGTCGCTCAATCGCATCGCCGACGCGATTGATTCGGTGCTCGTGGCCGAAGGCATTGAGACCGCGGATGACCTGCTCGTGTTGCGCGATCTTGGCGTGAAGTTCGGCCAAGGCTTCTTCTTGGCGCGGCCAGGGCCCGCCTTTCCCAAACTCACGCCAAGCGTCAAGCGGGCGATTCGCTCGCAGGTGGAACAACGCGTGGTGATTGCGGCGCCACCCGCCGAGTTTGATGAGCACGGTGACGTCGACATGGACATCTCGCGCGAATCGCAATTGCCGGCTGGCTTCGCGGCGAGCGTCGAAGACGACTCGCGTGCGACGGGCGATCTTTCGACCATCGCCGATCAAATTATGGCGCGCGCGCGGCGTGTGAGCAGCAACAGCGGCATCGTCGAGACGGCGGAAGAAGACCGCACGCTCAACGGCAAGACCGCGCTGCGCTTGGTGGTGCCGCCCGTCGATGACGAAGGCGACGCGTCGTAA
- the glmU gene encoding bifunctional UDP-N-acetylglucosamine diphosphorylase/glucosamine-1-phosphate N-acetyltransferase GlmU produces the protein MAQPIVIILAAGMGTRMKSQLPKVLHAIAGRSLIAWVIEAARGAGAQQIVAVLGHKLADVRGALDDRYGVGTIAVAEQAEQRGTGHAVQSALPQLASAHDDQIVVILSGDAPLITSASIERLVAACQASPAGMALLSTIPDRDMPYGRLVRDAQGNLASIVEHLDATPAQREIRETNAGFYAVRLGHLRADLQTLGDQNKKGEVYLTDLVAKAAARGFATAIDAPFAEVSGINDRVDLAQVERLARRQIAERWMREGTTLQDPAQIYIDADVVAIGADTWLGCGVALRGKTTLGRGVKIDCGAILTDAVIGDGTVVKPYSVITETTVGQNAQIGPFSHCRPGTEIDDRVHLGNFVETKKAQIMAGAKANHLAYLGDVFIGADANVGAGVITCNYDGYSKNKTTIESGVFVGSDSQLVAPVTVGRGAYVGSGTTVTKDVPRGALALSRTQQVNVDGWADKYREAQAKRKARNNT, from the coding sequence ATGGCACAACCGATTGTTATCATTCTTGCCGCGGGCATGGGCACGCGCATGAAATCACAGCTGCCCAAGGTGTTGCATGCGATCGCGGGCCGTTCGCTCATCGCGTGGGTCATCGAGGCCGCGCGCGGCGCCGGGGCGCAGCAAATCGTCGCCGTGCTCGGCCACAAGTTGGCCGACGTCCGCGGCGCCCTAGATGATCGCTATGGCGTCGGCACGATTGCGGTTGCCGAGCAGGCCGAGCAACGCGGCACCGGCCACGCCGTGCAGTCCGCGCTGCCGCAGCTCGCGAGCGCGCACGATGACCAGATTGTCGTCATCCTCAGCGGCGATGCGCCGCTCATCACGAGCGCCAGCATTGAGCGCTTGGTTGCCGCCTGCCAGGCCTCGCCGGCGGGCATGGCCTTGTTGTCAACCATTCCCGATCGCGACATGCCCTATGGCCGACTGGTGCGCGATGCGCAGGGAAATTTGGCGTCCATCGTCGAACACCTCGATGCGACGCCGGCACAACGCGAGATTCGCGAAACCAATGCCGGCTTCTACGCCGTGCGGCTCGGCCACCTACGCGCGGATTTACAAACGCTTGGCGATCAGAACAAAAAAGGTGAGGTCTATCTCACCGACTTGGTTGCCAAGGCCGCGGCCCGTGGCTTCGCCACCGCGATCGACGCGCCATTTGCCGAGGTCTCGGGCATCAACGATCGCGTCGATCTCGCGCAGGTGGAGCGTTTGGCGCGCCGGCAAATCGCCGAGCGCTGGATGCGCGAGGGCACGACGTTGCAAGATCCCGCGCAGATCTATATCGATGCCGACGTGGTGGCGATCGGCGCCGACACATGGCTTGGCTGCGGCGTCGCGCTGCGCGGCAAGACCACCTTGGGCCGTGGCGTCAAGATCGACTGTGGCGCTATTCTCACCGACGCCGTGATCGGCGACGGCACGGTGGTGAAGCCCTACTCCGTGATCACCGAGACAACGGTCGGCCAAAATGCACAGATTGGGCCGTTTTCGCATTGCCGCCCGGGCACCGAAATCGATGACCGCGTGCACCTCGGCAACTTCGTCGAAACCAAGAAGGCGCAGATCATGGCCGGCGCCAAGGCCAACCACCTTGCCTATCTCGGCGACGTCTTTATTGGCGCTGATGCCAACGTCGGTGCGGGCGTGATCACGTGTAACTACGACGGCTACAGCAAGAACAAGACCACGATCGAAAGCGGCGTCTTCGTCGGTTCGGACTCGCAATTGGTGGCGCCGGTGACGGTTGGGCGCGGTGCCTACGTCGGTTCCGGCACCACGGTGACTAAAGACGTGCCACGAGGTGCGCTTGCGCTCAGCCGTACCCAACAGGTCAACGTCGACGGCTGGGCGGACAAGTATCGCGAGGCACAGGCCAAACGAAAAGCCCGTAACAATACGTAA
- a CDS encoding threonylcarbamoyl-AMP synthase codes for MAAPFGTDVAHAAAILRRGGVVAFPTETVYGLGADPRQASAVDRVYAIKGRPRNHPLIVHVHEAAEVAQWAAVVTPAATLLMSAFWPGPLTLLLPKADAAPDAAFIESSSVAVRMPNHAMALALIAQAGGAVAAPSANRFGALSPTSAADVAADLGDDVDYILDGGRCEVGVESTIVSLLGDQPVMVRPGGITRAQLEALVGQMGGAPATGLRAPGLLPSHYAPRARLLAVWSRDLSAACEAHVAQCLAEGRAPRYGLLVRNSDDVAGLRANGSSPLQIIALSDDVALLARHLYEALRSLDDAGVDTIIAVMPDAVGVGEAVVDRLQKASGPRDFVKGKMP; via the coding sequence GTGGCCGCTCCGTTTGGCACCGATGTCGCACATGCCGCGGCCATCCTGCGCCGCGGCGGGGTGGTGGCGTTTCCCACCGAGACGGTTTATGGGCTTGGCGCCGACCCTCGGCAGGCTTCGGCGGTTGATCGCGTGTACGCCATCAAGGGCCGCCCGCGCAATCACCCGTTGATCGTGCATGTGCATGAGGCCGCCGAGGTGGCGCAGTGGGCCGCGGTCGTGACGCCCGCGGCGACACTCCTGATGTCGGCATTTTGGCCTGGGCCGCTGACGTTGCTGTTGCCCAAGGCTGACGCCGCGCCAGATGCAGCGTTTATCGAAAGCTCGTCGGTCGCGGTGCGCATGCCAAACCATGCCATGGCATTAGCGTTAATTGCGCAGGCTGGCGGCGCCGTGGCCGCGCCGAGCGCCAATCGTTTCGGTGCGCTCAGTCCCACGTCCGCGGCGGACGTCGCCGCGGATTTGGGCGATGACGTCGACTATATTCTCGATGGGGGCCGCTGCGAGGTGGGGGTGGAATCGACGATCGTCAGCCTCCTTGGCGATCAGCCCGTCATGGTGAGGCCAGGTGGCATCACCCGCGCTCAGCTTGAGGCCTTGGTGGGGCAAATGGGCGGGGCGCCGGCGACGGGATTGCGGGCCCCCGGCCTTTTGCCATCGCATTATGCGCCGCGCGCGCGCTTGCTGGCCGTGTGGTCGCGCGACCTCTCGGCGGCGTGTGAGGCGCACGTCGCGCAGTGCCTGGCCGAAGGACGTGCGCCTCGCTACGGCCTGCTAGTCCGCAATTCGGACGATGTGGCAGGGCTCCGCGCTAACGGGTCGTCTCCACTACAAATCATCGCGCTTAGTGATGACGTGGCCTTGTTGGCGCGGCACTTGTACGAGGCCTTGCGCTCGCTAGATGATGCCGGGGTTGATACAATTATAGCCGTCATGCCAGATGCGGTGGGGGTAGGGGAGGCCGTGGTCGACCGTCTGCAAAAGGCCTCCGGACCGCGAGATTTCGTGAAAGGCAAAATGCCATGA
- the purE gene encoding 5-(carboxyamino)imidazole ribonucleotide mutase, which produces MKAKPSASAAPKRGGPTVPVVGIIMGSKSDWPTMKHASDVLTALGVGHESRIVSAHRTPDLLFTYAEQAAARGLKIIIAGAGGAAHLPGMTASKTALPVLGVPVQSKALSGMDSLLSIVQMPKGIPVGTLAIGEAGAANAGLLAAAILATTDLALAKRLAAYRAAQTAAVLGDEL; this is translated from the coding sequence ATGAAAGCCAAACCATCAGCCTCGGCTGCCCCAAAACGCGGCGGACCAACGGTGCCCGTGGTTGGTATCATCATGGGCTCCAAGAGCGACTGGCCGACCATGAAACACGCGAGCGACGTGCTCACGGCGCTTGGGGTCGGGCACGAGTCGCGCATTGTATCGGCGCATCGCACGCCCGACTTGTTATTTACCTATGCCGAGCAAGCGGCCGCGCGTGGCCTCAAAATCATCATCGCCGGGGCAGGCGGGGCAGCGCACTTGCCTGGCATGACCGCGAGCAAGACGGCCTTGCCTGTGCTCGGGGTGCCCGTGCAGTCCAAGGCGCTTAGCGGCATGGATTCGCTGCTATCGATCGTTCAAATGCCTAAGGGCATCCCGGTAGGCACACTGGCTATCGGCGAGGCGGGCGCTGCCAACGCAGGGCTCTTAGCGGCTGCAATCTTGGCGACGACAGACCTCGCACTCGCAAAGCGCCTCGCGGCCTATCGAGCCGCACAAACGGCCGCCGTGCTGGGAGATGAACTTTGA
- a CDS encoding PilT/PilU family type 4a pilus ATPase, translating to MDNPTFQKLLAFGIDRGVSDIHFEVGYPPHYRLHGELLGAIKVPPLIAADTETIAKMILADRGQNVDFTRAFREIDVSYSLAQRGRFRASIFRQRGAVGIVMRLIPPQVVTIEDLNLPPVLAEIADVRRGMVLVTGATGNGKSTTIAAMVRYINETRHAHVITIEDPIEFIHEPGKCMVIQREVGSDTDSFKDALIAAMRQDPDVIMVGEIRDKETAATSLKAAETGHLLLSAIHTPDTMSTIQRYVGLFDADEQAIARERLGDCLQAVVSLRLIAAKEGRRRLPAVEILRVTRSVREAIRNNRLSDIPELIKKGRDLYSMQLFDQHLVDLVNSGLVSMETAMYASSNPEDFERSLRFG from the coding sequence ATGGACAATCCGACGTTTCAGAAGCTGTTGGCGTTTGGGATCGACCGGGGGGTATCGGACATTCACTTCGAGGTCGGCTATCCGCCGCACTATCGCCTGCACGGTGAATTGCTCGGGGCGATCAAGGTGCCGCCGCTCATCGCTGCCGATACCGAAACCATCGCCAAGATGATTTTGGCGGACCGCGGACAAAACGTAGACTTTACGCGCGCTTTCCGCGAGATCGACGTCTCATATTCGCTGGCACAGCGGGGGCGCTTTCGAGCTTCCATTTTTCGCCAGCGCGGCGCGGTCGGCATCGTCATGCGGCTCATTCCGCCCCAGGTCGTGACCATCGAAGATCTAAACCTGCCGCCGGTCTTGGCCGAAATTGCCGATGTTCGGCGCGGCATGGTGCTGGTGACGGGCGCCACGGGCAATGGCAAGTCCACCACGATCGCGGCGATGGTGCGCTACATCAATGAAACCCGCCACGCGCACGTGATTACGATCGAGGACCCGATTGAATTCATTCACGAGCCAGGCAAGTGCATGGTGATCCAGCGCGAGGTTGGCTCGGATACCGATAGCTTTAAGGACGCGCTGATCGCGGCGATGCGGCAAGACCCCGACGTCATCATGGTCGGCGAGATTCGCGATAAAGAGACCGCGGCGACGAGCCTCAAGGCCGCGGAGACCGGCCACTTATTGCTGTCGGCCATTCACACGCCCGATACCATGTCGACGATTCAGCGCTACGTTGGCTTGTTCGACGCCGATGAGCAGGCGATCGCGCGCGAACGCTTGGGCGACTGCTTGCAAGCCGTGGTGTCGCTGCGGCTGATTGCGGCCAAGGAAGGCCGCCGGCGCCTGCCGGCGGTCGAGATTCTTCGTGTCACGCGCTCGGTGCGCGAGGCAATCCGCAATAATCGCTTGAGTGACATCCCTGAATTGATCAAAAAAGGTCGCGACCTGTATTCGATGCAATTGTTTGACCAGCATCTCGTCGATCTCGTGAACAGCGGCTTGGTTTCCATGGAAACCGCGATGTACGCGTCATCGAACCCCGAAGATTTCGAGCGCTCCTTGCGCTTCGGCTAG